The following are from one region of the Strix uralensis isolate ZFMK-TIS-50842 chromosome 4, bStrUra1, whole genome shotgun sequence genome:
- the SGPP1 gene encoding sphingosine-1-phosphate phosphatase 1, with the protein MALCRRLARLAAHLQDPRKVAAFQRLCGVEGPSGWADAEQRAGGREPVVNGGPPAAERAGGQGHPAGNGTVPGGAGPPQRWRRRPRRNSLTEEDGSQEFSTRSRFLYYLFSLGTELGNELFYILFFPFCIWNLDAWLGRRLIIIWVWVMYLGQCTKDVIRWPRPASPPVVKLEVFYNSEYSMPSTHAMSGTAIPLALLLLSYGRWQYPLMFGLILAFCWCSLVCCSRIYMGMHSILDVIAGFLYAILILVVFHPVVDLIDNFNLTYKYAPLIIISLHLALGIFSFTLDTWSTSRGDTAQILGCGAGVACGSHVNYIMGLKLDPPPETLPLSLSSLTVTVFGKAILRLLIGVIVLLLTKVAMKKATIPLACKIFRIPHDDVRKARQRMEVELPYRYITYGTVGFSLMFIVPCLFHFIGLS; encoded by the exons ATGGCTCTCTGCCGGCGCCTGGCCCGGCTGGCCGCCCACCTGCAGGACCCGCGGAAAGTGGCCGCCTTCCAGCGGCTCTGCGGGGTGGAGGGGCCTTCGGGCTGGGCCGACGCGGAGCAGCGGGCCGGCGGCCGGGAGCCGGTGGTTAACGGCGGCCCCCCGGCCGCGGAGCGAGCGGGAGGGCAGGGGCATCCCGCCGGGAACGGGACCgtgcccggcggggcgggccccCCGCAgcggtggaggaggaggccgCGCCGCAACTCCCTCACGGAGGAGGACGGCAGCCAGGAGTTCTCCACCCGCAGCCGCTTCCTCTACTATCTCTTCAGCCTGGGCACGGAGCTGGGCAACGAGCTCTTCTAcatcctcttcttccccttttgcaTCTGGAACTTGGACGCCTGGCTGGGCCGGAGGCTTATCATCATCTGGGTGTGGGTGATGTACCTGGGGCAGTGCACCAAGGATGTCATCCGCTGGCCGCGGCCTGCCTCCCCGCCCGTGGTGAAGCTGGAAGTCTTCTACAACTCCGAGTACAGCATGCCCTCCACCCACGCCATGTCGGGCACCGCCATCCCCCTGGCGCTCCTGCTGCTCAGCTACGGCCGCTGGCAG TATCCCCTTATGTTTGGACTGATCCTTGCATTCTGCTGGTGTTCTTTGGTTTGCTGTAGTCGAATTTACATGGGAATGCATTCAATTTTG GATGTTATTGCTGGATTTCTGTATGCTATTCTTATCTTGGTTGTCTTCCATCCAGTTGTGGACCTGATTGATAACTTCAACTTAACTTACAAATATGCACCCTTAATTATCATCAGTCTCCATTTAGCCCTGGGCATCTTCTCTTTTACTCTAGACACCTGGAGCACATCACGAGGAGACACAGCTCAGATACTGGGCTGTGGTGCTGGAGTAGCCTGTGGCTCTCATGTTAACTACATAATGGGTCTAAAGCTAGATCCTCCTCCCGAGACCTTACCTTTATCTCTTTCCTCTCTCACTGTGACTGTGTTTGGAAAAGCCATATTGCGATTGTTGATTGGAGTAATAGTTCTGTTGTTAACAAAAGTAGCGATGAAAAAAGCCACTATTCCACTGGCATGTAAAATATTTCGCATACCACATGATGATGTACGGAAAGCAAGACAACGCATGGAAGTTGAGCTTCCCTATCGCTATATTACATATGGAACGGTTGGGTTCTCCCTCATGTTTATTGTTCCTTGCCTCTTCCATTTTATTGGTCTGTCTTGA